Proteins from a single region of Chloroherpeton thalassium ATCC 35110:
- a CDS encoding GNAT family N-acetyltransferase → MTIEGKRICLRPIEETDAPKLKSAINASIQDFLKTQVFLHRPTTLKEQQVFVDFAVRKMLSNEAFFYGIILKDENELIGLVNTHAIDWKNEKTEIGYWVASAFTRQGLATEASLLMLEFLLMECKLHRITASFTPENLASERLLCKLGFRFEGVLLDAARIQGRWKNLNLYALLAEDYKRSRRQLFQTVLDGAYPKIRF, encoded by the coding sequence ATGACCATTGAAGGAAAACGAATTTGCCTGCGCCCGATTGAGGAAACGGACGCGCCGAAGCTCAAATCGGCCATCAACGCTTCCATTCAAGATTTTTTAAAAACGCAAGTCTTCTTACATCGCCCGACCACGCTGAAGGAGCAGCAAGTATTTGTCGATTTTGCGGTGCGAAAAATGCTCTCGAACGAGGCGTTTTTTTACGGAATCATTTTAAAAGATGAAAACGAGTTGATCGGCCTCGTTAATACCCACGCCATCGATTGGAAAAACGAGAAAACGGAAATCGGTTATTGGGTGGCGTCGGCCTTTACCCGGCAGGGTTTGGCGACGGAAGCCTCGCTTTTGATGCTGGAATTTTTATTGATGGAATGTAAGCTGCACCGCATAACGGCCTCATTTACGCCGGAAAATTTGGCAAGCGAGCGCCTGCTTTGCAAGCTCGGCTTTCGCTTCGAAGGTGTTTTGCTGGATGCGGCCAGAATTCAAGGCCGATGGAAAAATTTGAACCTCTACGCCCTTTTGGCGGAAGACTATAAACGCTCGCGCCGCCAGCTATTCCAAACCGTTTTGGACGGCGCATATCCGAAAATTCGATTTTAA
- a CDS encoding GatB/YqeY domain-containing protein, which translates to MSLKQQINEDLKSAMKSKEQNRINAVRSIRAALLEKEVSIRVGGQGELTAEQEMEVLMSLAKRRKDSIEQFKSAGREDLVEQEAAELAVLEIYLPKQLSEDEIRETVEKIIAEVGAASAKDFGKVMGAAMKALKGKADGNLIQQIAKEKLG; encoded by the coding sequence ATGTCACTCAAACAACAAATTAATGAAGATCTCAAGTCCGCGATGAAAAGCAAAGAGCAAAACCGCATCAATGCGGTTCGCTCAATTCGCGCGGCGCTGCTTGAGAAAGAAGTTTCCATTCGCGTTGGCGGCCAAGGAGAACTAACAGCTGAACAAGAAATGGAAGTGTTGATGTCGCTTGCCAAACGCCGTAAGGATTCCATTGAGCAATTCAAATCGGCAGGCCGTGAAGATTTGGTAGAACAAGAAGCTGCCGAACTGGCCGTTTTGGAAATCTATTTGCCGAAGCAGCTTTCGGAAGATGAAATTCGCGAGACGGTTGAAAAAATCATTGCTGAAGTTGGCGCCGCTTCCGCCAAAGACTTCGGAAAAGTCATGGGTGCGGCCATGAAAGCCCTTAAAGGCAAAGCCGACGGCAACTTGATTCAGCAAATCGCCAAAGAAAAATTGGGATAA
- the ispF gene encoding 2-C-methyl-D-erythritol 2,4-cyclodiphosphate synthase, which translates to MRIGIGIDIHQLVEGRKLIIGGVEIPYEKGLKGHSDADVLLHAISDALLGAAALGDIGKHFPDTDPAYKGIDSQLLLKHVRKLLETHGYKPVNVDSMLLLEKPKIAPHVQKMRENIAACLEVDVDAISVKATTNEKIGYVGRGEGALAHAVCLIEKI; encoded by the coding sequence ATGCGAATTGGAATCGGAATAGATATTCATCAATTGGTAGAAGGCCGCAAGTTGATTATCGGCGGCGTGGAAATTCCTTATGAAAAAGGCTTGAAAGGCCACAGCGACGCCGACGTGTTGCTTCACGCCATCAGCGATGCGCTGCTCGGCGCGGCGGCGCTCGGCGACATCGGCAAACATTTTCCCGACACCGACCCTGCCTATAAAGGCATCGACAGCCAACTCTTGCTCAAGCATGTTCGAAAATTGCTTGAAACGCATGGCTACAAGCCCGTTAATGTAGATTCGATGCTCTTGCTCGAAAAACCGAAAATTGCGCCGCATGTTCAGAAAATGCGCGAAAACATCGCCGCGTGTTTGGAAGTCGATGTGGATGCGATTTCCGTGAAAGCCACGACCAACGAAAAAATCGGCTATGTTGGCAGAGGCGAAGGCGCGCTCGCCCACGCCGTTTGCCTGATTGAGAAGATTTAA
- a CDS encoding cell division ATP-binding protein FtsE: MITLSDVSLQLGRNQVFDHVDLQIERGELVYIVGGSGAGKSSLLRMLYMDLQPDSGSVQVGEFNSTLIKRSEIPYLRRHLGIVFQDFKLFDDRSVFENVAFVLEVTGVKRKLIAKKVSDALSEVGLSQKRNELPVHLSGGEQQRVVIARAIVSEPYVLLADEPTGNLDPDVAVEIMSLIKKINLRGITVLTVTHDYNLVKKIPARILQIKDGKIFDVQFKKNEPVKR; the protein is encoded by the coding sequence ATGATCACCTTATCGGATGTGTCTCTGCAATTAGGGCGTAACCAAGTTTTTGACCATGTTGATTTGCAAATAGAACGCGGCGAGCTGGTTTATATTGTAGGTGGAAGTGGCGCTGGCAAAAGCTCGCTACTTCGTATGCTCTACATGGATTTACAGCCTGATAGCGGCTCCGTGCAAGTCGGCGAATTCAATAGCACGCTCATCAAGCGAAGTGAAATTCCGTACTTGCGCCGTCATTTGGGCATCGTGTTTCAGGATTTCAAACTTTTTGACGACCGATCTGTTTTTGAAAATGTCGCATTCGTTTTGGAAGTCACAGGCGTAAAACGAAAGTTGATTGCAAAAAAAGTCTCCGATGCGCTTTCCGAAGTGGGGTTAAGCCAAAAGCGAAATGAACTGCCCGTGCATCTTTCCGGTGGCGAACAGCAGCGTGTTGTGATTGCCCGTGCGATTGTCAGCGAGCCGTATGTGCTGCTGGCCGATGAACCGACCGGGAATTTAGACCCGGATGTGGCCGTTGAAATCATGTCGCTGATCAAAAAAATCAACCTGCGCGGCATTACGGTTTTAACCGTGACTCACGATTACAATCTCGTCAAAAAGATTCCGGCAAGGATTTTACAAATAAAAGATGGAAAGATTTTTGATGTTCAGTTTAAGAAAAACGAGCCAGTAAAAAGGTAA
- the pdxA gene encoding 4-hydroxythreonine-4-phosphate dehydrogenase PdxA, with product MTILWTIGDINGIGPEIILKSFMKLERGEQFVVVGSFKVLQHYVDVLSLPVQLKRIKNIEAISTMDAAQKVLPVLDVGKSIRLTQGKVSASAGELAMMAIERATTLCLMKRADAMVTAPIHKEAISKAGYSFSGHTDYITYLCGSDFSQMMLCDRQSKLKVVLATVHVPVSKVSALVRQDGIEKSIVAMAESLAKDFAVQDPRIAVLALNPHASDGGVIGNEEQLTLEPQIKKLQKNYRVEGPFASDGFFGTASYNAFDAVLAMYHDQGLIPFKMLAFETGVNVTMGLPIVRTSPDHGTAFDIAGKGIASEASFIEATLMACEIARARQMQNEEGQ from the coding sequence ATGACTATTCTTTGGACAATTGGGGACATTAACGGAATTGGGCCGGAAATTATCCTCAAGTCTTTTATGAAGCTCGAGCGCGGCGAGCAGTTTGTGGTAGTTGGTTCATTTAAAGTTTTGCAGCACTATGTGGACGTGCTATCGCTGCCGGTTCAGCTAAAAAGAATCAAAAACATTGAAGCGATTAGCACGATGGACGCGGCTCAAAAGGTGCTGCCGGTGCTGGATGTTGGCAAAAGCATTCGACTGACGCAGGGAAAAGTCAGCGCTTCAGCTGGAGAATTGGCCATGATGGCCATCGAGCGTGCAACAACGCTTTGCTTGATGAAACGCGCCGATGCGATGGTAACAGCACCGATTCACAAGGAAGCGATTTCTAAAGCAGGCTATTCATTTAGCGGCCACACCGATTACATCACTTACCTTTGCGGTTCAGATTTTTCCCAAATGATGCTCTGCGATCGGCAAAGCAAACTGAAAGTCGTTTTGGCTACGGTGCATGTGCCCGTTTCAAAGGTGTCGGCGCTTGTTCGCCAAGATGGCATTGAGAAGAGCATTGTGGCGATGGCCGAATCGCTTGCAAAAGATTTTGCGGTTCAAGATCCTCGCATTGCGGTGCTGGCGCTCAATCCACATGCGTCTGACGGCGGCGTGATCGGAAATGAAGAGCAACTTACGCTCGAGCCGCAAATTAAAAAGCTTCAGAAAAATTACCGTGTTGAAGGGCCATTTGCATCAGATGGATTTTTTGGAACAGCGTCTTACAATGCCTTTGACGCTGTGCTGGCGATGTATCATGATCAAGGCCTGATTCCTTTCAAGATGCTGGCATTTGAAACGGGTGTGAATGTCACAATGGGGTTGCCAATTGTGCGAACTTCTCCAGATCATGGAACCGCGTTTGATATAGCAGGAAAAGGCATTGCCAGCGAGGCAAGCTTTATCGAAGCGACTTTAATGGCTTGCGAGATCGCGCGCGCGCGCCAAATGCAAAATGAGGAAGGGCAATAA
- a CDS encoding DUF4293 domain-containing protein has product MLARIQSLYLLLVVIFTGLNLQILPFWLFDLKSAENVEMAKHLVLVGITEFGTSSDVVVMVWGFNVFLLTAMMLAAIGIFLFSNRKIQVKLVSSSGIATLVTIALGVAASITFIDKMGQYEASGLPGIGFYLLLLCLVLQWLAVGAINKDDQVANAYKRL; this is encoded by the coding sequence ATGCTTGCACGAATTCAATCACTTTACCTCTTGCTGGTGGTTATCTTCACCGGACTCAATCTTCAAATCTTGCCGTTCTGGTTATTCGATTTGAAATCCGCTGAAAATGTGGAAATGGCGAAACATCTTGTGCTTGTTGGCATTACCGAATTTGGAACAAGCAGCGATGTGGTTGTAATGGTGTGGGGATTTAATGTGTTCCTACTGACCGCAATGATGCTTGCCGCGATTGGAATATTTCTGTTTAGCAACCGGAAAATTCAAGTCAAGTTGGTGAGCTCTTCAGGCATTGCAACGCTGGTTACCATTGCATTGGGCGTGGCTGCTTCGATTACCTTCATAGACAAAATGGGGCAGTATGAGGCCTCCGGCCTTCCTGGAATTGGGTTCTACTTACTTCTGCTTTGCTTGGTGCTTCAATGGCTCGCAGTGGGCGCAATCAATAAGGACGACCAAGTCGCAAATGCTTATAAAAGACTTTAA
- a CDS encoding DegT/DnrJ/EryC1/StrS family aminotransferase produces MDIKLVDLVTLHNRLKPEIDAELEKVFATSAFINGPTVGELEAALADYLDVKYAIGCASGTDALVVALRGLGIQAGDEVLTTPFTFAATIEAILLVGATPIYADIDPKTLNLDTLKLESAITPKTKAILPVHLYGQGCNMTAIMAFAAKHHLFVLEDNAQAFGASYGEKKLGTFGHASATSFFPAKNLGAFGDAGGIFTNDEALYQKMKMIAQHGSKLRYHHEVLGLNSRLDTLQAAVLKVKLNYLNDFNAARQKAAAWYDAFLADANLQTPQRDKAGSHIYHQYTILVENPGQRDALQQFLKEQGVPSAVHYPVPTHLQPAFADEKYPKGSLPVAESVAERVLSLPMHTELTEAEVAFVCEKIIAFVGKR; encoded by the coding sequence ATGGATATTAAACTTGTTGATCTCGTTACTTTGCACAATCGGTTAAAGCCCGAAATTGATGCAGAGCTTGAAAAAGTATTTGCGACATCGGCTTTTATCAATGGCCCGACAGTCGGCGAGTTGGAAGCCGCCCTTGCCGATTACTTGGATGTGAAATACGCCATCGGCTGTGCAAGCGGCACGGATGCTCTGGTCGTGGCCTTGCGTGGTTTGGGTATTCAAGCAGGCGACGAAGTGCTGACCACCCCGTTTACCTTTGCGGCAACCATCGAAGCTATTCTGCTTGTTGGCGCAACGCCCATTTATGCGGATATCGACCCGAAAACGCTCAATCTCGATACGCTCAAGCTTGAAAGTGCCATTACGCCAAAAACCAAAGCTATTTTGCCGGTTCACCTTTACGGGCAAGGCTGCAACATGACAGCTATTATGGCTTTTGCCGCCAAGCATCATCTTTTCGTGCTTGAAGATAACGCGCAGGCGTTTGGTGCATCTTATGGTGAAAAGAAATTGGGCACTTTTGGTCATGCAAGCGCAACGAGCTTTTTTCCTGCGAAAAATCTTGGCGCATTTGGCGATGCGGGCGGCATTTTCACCAACGATGAAGCGCTGTATCAGAAAATGAAAATGATTGCGCAGCATGGCTCAAAATTGCGGTATCATCACGAAGTGCTGGGATTGAACTCGCGACTCGATACTTTGCAAGCTGCCGTTTTAAAAGTAAAGTTGAACTATCTCAATGACTTTAACGCAGCGCGCCAAAAAGCGGCGGCTTGGTACGATGCGTTTCTTGCCGATGCAAATTTGCAAACGCCGCAGCGCGATAAAGCGGGCTCTCATATTTATCATCAATACACCATTTTGGTAGAAAATCCAGGTCAGCGCGATGCGCTTCAGCAGTTTCTCAAAGAACAAGGTGTGCCAAGCGCGGTGCATTATCCCGTGCCAACGCATCTGCAGCCAGCATTTGCAGATGAAAAATATCCGAAAGGGTCTCTTCCCGTGGCCGAATCTGTTGCTGAGCGCGTGCTTTCATTGCCAATGCACACGGAACTAACGGAAGCTGAAGTGGCTTTTGTCTGCGAAAAGATCATCGCGTTTGTTGGGAAACGCTAA
- a CDS encoding glycosyltransferase: MKKALIISYYFPPMGISGVQRTAKFVKYLPKYGWKPIVLTIEPHAYYAYDETLVDDLKPLAVEVFRTSTKKVTRMNAIGKKKREAKLSSASIERAMSMISQVFRIPDGKISWKKPALLMADEIFKKHPDIKVIFSTAPPYTAHLVAEELRRKYQLPIVLDFREPWVENPSNFYLTPFHKRRQNTLEELVIRSADKIITPNREIKEIFLRKYYERLTHYDITIIPHGFDPTDFNAMNAITRGDKKLRFVHSGIFRNQNLPKPFFRGLKYALEKRPELKEKIEVRFVGICQKEFIKQAESFGLRDIVEVRGHKNHRETIDENMKADVLWALLGNVPNNHAISCGKIFEYVACGKTLFGIMPQGASRNFILEANGLVASPDNIEEIGQKILEIAALWEKNQLPVPAPDVVEKYNREVLTGMLAKEFEEQVSLD, translated from the coding sequence TTGAAAAAAGCTTTAATTATTTCATATTACTTTCCCCCAATGGGGATTTCCGGTGTGCAACGAACGGCAAAGTTTGTGAAATACTTGCCAAAGTATGGCTGGAAGCCCATCGTTTTAACCATCGAACCTCATGCGTATTATGCTTATGACGAAACCCTTGTCGATGATCTAAAACCGCTTGCGGTGGAGGTGTTTCGCACAAGCACCAAAAAGGTCACCCGCATGAATGCGATTGGCAAAAAAAAGCGGGAAGCCAAGCTCTCATCAGCGTCTATCGAGCGCGCCATGAGTATGATAAGCCAAGTGTTTCGCATTCCAGATGGAAAGATCAGTTGGAAAAAGCCAGCGCTGTTAATGGCGGATGAGATTTTTAAAAAGCATCCCGATATTAAAGTCATTTTCTCAACAGCGCCGCCCTACACGGCGCATCTGGTCGCGGAAGAACTGCGGCGAAAATATCAACTTCCCATTGTGCTTGACTTTCGTGAGCCTTGGGTTGAAAATCCTTCAAATTTTTATTTAACACCGTTCCATAAGCGTCGCCAAAATACGCTTGAGGAACTCGTGATTCGCTCCGCCGATAAAATCATTACGCCGAATAGGGAGATCAAGGAAATTTTTTTGCGCAAATATTACGAGCGACTCACGCACTATGACATCACCATTATCCCTCACGGATTCGACCCAACAGACTTTAACGCCATGAATGCCATTACACGAGGCGATAAAAAGCTGCGATTTGTGCATTCCGGTATTTTCCGCAATCAAAATTTGCCCAAACCGTTTTTCAGAGGTTTGAAATACGCGCTTGAAAAAAGGCCTGAACTCAAAGAGAAAATTGAGGTGCGGTTTGTTGGCATTTGTCAGAAAGAGTTTATCAAGCAAGCTGAGTCGTTCGGTTTGCGCGATATCGTTGAGGTGCGTGGTCACAAAAACCATCGCGAAACAATTGATGAAAACATGAAGGCCGATGTGCTTTGGGCTTTGTTAGGCAATGTCCCAAATAATCATGCCATTAGCTGCGGGAAAATTTTTGAGTATGTGGCTTGCGGCAAAACGCTCTTTGGCATCATGCCGCAAGGCGCATCTCGAAATTTTATTTTGGAAGCAAATGGGTTGGTGGCTTCGCCTGATAATATTGAGGAAATCGGGCAGAAAATTTTGGAAATAGCCGCTCTTTGGGAAAAAAATCAATTGCCCGTTCCAGCGCCTGACGTCGTGGAAAAATACAACCGAGAAGTCCTAACGGGAATGCTCGCAAAAGAATTTGAAGAACAGGTTTCGCTGGATTAA
- the kdsA gene encoding 3-deoxy-8-phosphooctulonate synthase: MRTAQFEIAGIPVGTKEKLLVFAGPCVVENREMLFSTAEGLKKAAETIGFDLIFKASYKKANRSSSGSFTGIGDEAALALLAEVRQTFDLPIVTDIHHPEEAALASKFVDVLQIPAFLCRQTELLEAAGKTGLAVNIKKGQFMAPGDMRLAAEKVAATGNTKILLTERGTSFGYHNLVVDFRGLPQMSALGYPVIFDATHSVQLPSAGQGISSGERQYIQPLARAAVAVGVTGLFFEVHPTPEKALSDSATQLPLSKAEPLLRELQEIFEITKKIQPLI, encoded by the coding sequence TTGCGTACCGCTCAATTTGAAATTGCCGGCATTCCAGTCGGGACAAAGGAAAAGCTGCTTGTTTTTGCAGGCCCGTGTGTCGTTGAAAATCGGGAGATGCTTTTCTCAACAGCGGAAGGGCTCAAAAAGGCCGCTGAAACGATCGGCTTTGATTTGATTTTCAAGGCATCTTATAAAAAAGCCAATCGCTCTTCGTCGGGTTCATTTACGGGAATCGGCGACGAGGCCGCGCTGGCATTGCTTGCAGAAGTGCGCCAAACCTTCGACTTGCCGATCGTCACCGATATTCATCATCCAGAAGAAGCTGCACTGGCGTCAAAGTTTGTGGACGTCTTGCAAATTCCCGCGTTTTTATGTCGCCAAACGGAGCTTTTGGAAGCTGCCGGAAAAACCGGACTTGCGGTTAATATTAAAAAAGGTCAGTTTATGGCGCCAGGTGATATGCGCTTGGCTGCGGAAAAAGTCGCGGCAACGGGGAATACAAAAATCTTGCTCACCGAACGCGGCACAAGCTTTGGCTATCACAACCTTGTGGTGGATTTTCGCGGGTTGCCGCAAATGTCGGCGCTTGGCTATCCGGTCATTTTTGACGCCACGCATAGCGTGCAACTTCCGAGCGCCGGTCAAGGCATTTCATCTGGCGAGCGCCAATATATTCAGCCGCTGGCTCGCGCTGCGGTGGCTGTGGGCGTTACAGGACTTTTCTTTGAAGTGCATCCCACGCCGGAAAAAGCGCTTTCTGATTCGGCCACACAGCTTCCGCTTTCCAAAGCAGAACCGCTGCTGCGCGAACTTCAAGAAATATTTGAGATAACAAAAAAAATTCAACCATTAATCTAA
- a CDS encoding KdsC family phosphatase, giving the protein MEIFGVSVSSEDPTSRLRQLLGEIKVIIFTIDGVFTDGQISYSESGEEVRTFHARDGFAIQEALAKGMNIAVVSERESKAARKRLEEIGVTDITMGVKDKMPTYEAIKARYGVSDAECVYIGDDVMDLPLFEKVGVSITPLNGVEYLRNRVYYVSGYEGGKGCVRDVIEMVLAIQGKWKYYEM; this is encoded by the coding sequence TTGGAAATATTCGGCGTTTCAGTTTCGTCAGAAGATCCGACTTCCCGCTTGCGGCAGCTGCTCGGCGAGATCAAGGTGATTATCTTTACAATCGACGGTGTTTTCACCGATGGCCAAATTAGTTATAGCGAATCCGGCGAGGAAGTTCGGACTTTTCATGCTCGCGACGGATTTGCTATTCAGGAAGCACTTGCAAAAGGCATGAACATTGCCGTGGTTTCCGAGCGCGAATCTAAAGCGGCTCGCAAACGCCTTGAAGAAATCGGCGTTACCGACATCACGATGGGCGTCAAAGATAAAATGCCGACCTACGAAGCCATCAAAGCGCGTTATGGCGTTAGCGACGCGGAATGCGTCTACATCGGCGACGATGTGATGGATCTTCCCTTGTTTGAGAAAGTCGGCGTATCCATTACGCCACTGAACGGCGTGGAATATCTTCGCAATCGGGTTTACTATGTTTCCGGCTACGAAGGCGGAAAAGGCTGCGTGCGCGATGTGATCGAAATGGTGCTCGCCATTCAAGGCAAATGGAAATACTACGAAATGTAG
- a CDS encoding DUF2267 domain-containing protein → MPVPKEYQSATDDFYKFLVDAREISELGSTHQTYTMAQGVLQTFRRRLTVKEALLFASVLPPILRAIFIADWNIDDPIRPFEDRITMTKEVQSLRKTHNFAPESSIRTVAKALRKNVDELAFDKILAKLPEGAVDFWTP, encoded by the coding sequence ATGCCTGTTCCAAAAGAATATCAAAGTGCAACGGACGATTTTTATAAATTTTTGGTCGACGCACGCGAAATTTCGGAATTGGGAAGCACCCACCAAACTTACACGATGGCTCAAGGCGTTTTGCAAACGTTTCGCCGCCGCTTGACCGTTAAAGAAGCGCTTCTTTTTGCAAGCGTGCTGCCGCCTATTTTGCGCGCCATTTTCATCGCAGACTGGAATATTGACGATCCCATCCGTCCATTCGAAGACCGCATCACGATGACTAAAGAGGTTCAATCTTTACGCAAAACGCATAATTTTGCACCCGAATCGTCTATTCGAACTGTGGCAAAAGCATTGAGAAAAAATGTAGATGAACTCGCGTTTGATAAAATTCTCGCAAAGTTGCCAGAAGGCGCAGTGGACTTCTGGACACCTTAA
- a CDS encoding glycerophosphodiester phosphodiesterase codes for MFEIDFSLPILSLLTGSALLFAGCHSAPKSELRTDKNSRLATFFDIQGHRGARGLLPENTIPAFLKALELGVTTLELDLAVSNDRKLVVSHEPWFSSEICSKPNGEPIAPADERAHLIYQMNYSEISAYDCGRRGHPRFPTQKPMQVCKPLFQDVVKAAEAYVQEKNLPAIFYNIETKCTPEGDNRLHPAPAEFVEILLREIRLLKIESRTIVQSFDVRTLQEMRRLAPNIRLALLVENNDTLEKNLEKLGFVPEIYSPDAALVNAALISAAHEKKMLVIPWTVNEPDTMTHLAELGADGIITDYPDRAHFLLEK; via the coding sequence ATGTTTGAAATCGATTTTTCTCTGCCAATTCTTTCACTGCTTACTGGCTCTGCGCTTCTTTTTGCGGGCTGCCATTCCGCGCCCAAATCAGAACTTCGCACGGATAAAAATTCACGACTTGCCACTTTTTTCGATATTCAAGGCCATCGCGGCGCGCGCGGCCTTTTGCCCGAAAACACAATTCCTGCATTTTTAAAAGCGTTAGAACTTGGCGTCACTACGCTGGAGCTTGATCTTGCCGTGAGCAACGATCGAAAACTGGTGGTGTCGCACGAACCTTGGTTTTCCAGCGAAATCTGCTCGAAACCCAATGGCGAACCGATTGCGCCAGCCGATGAGCGCGCGCACTTGATTTATCAGATGAACTACTCGGAAATTTCAGCGTATGACTGCGGCAGACGCGGTCATCCACGTTTTCCAACGCAGAAACCAATGCAAGTTTGCAAGCCGCTGTTTCAAGATGTGGTAAAAGCGGCGGAAGCGTATGTTCAAGAAAAAAATTTGCCGGCGATTTTCTACAATATCGAGACGAAATGTACGCCCGAAGGCGACAATCGTTTGCATCCTGCACCAGCCGAATTTGTAGAAATTTTGCTTCGCGAAATTCGCCTGCTAAAAATTGAATCGCGCACGATTGTGCAATCGTTTGATGTCAGAACGCTTCAAGAAATGCGTCGGCTCGCACCGAACATTCGACTTGCGCTCCTGGTTGAAAACAACGACACCTTGGAGAAAAATCTTGAGAAGCTTGGCTTCGTACCCGAAATTTATAGCCCTGATGCTGCACTTGTAAATGCGGCGCTTATCTCAGCGGCGCACGAAAAAAAGATGCTCGTGATTCCTTGGACGGTTAATGAGCCAGACACCATGACACATCTTGCAGAGCTCGGCGCAGACGGCATCATTACGGATTATCCCGATCGTGCTCATTTTTTATTGGAAAAGTAG
- a CDS encoding septal ring lytic transglycosylase RlpA family protein codes for MTKIAFQQILIISICLLTVTACTSTVRYATKSSATRPSSATSSQKAHRSAATTNTSQKKATATETSSSQKLTQTESGKILGEGEASYYANKFHGKTTASGEPYDMYSFTAAHRTLPFGTVLRVTNLENQKSVVVRVTDRGPWKAHRIIDLSFMAAKSLDMLGSGTAQVRIEKLN; via the coding sequence ATGACAAAAATCGCTTTTCAACAGATCTTAATCATCAGTATTTGCTTGCTAACCGTAACCGCGTGTACTTCCACCGTTCGCTATGCCACCAAATCATCGGCTACGCGCCCGTCCAGCGCCACGAGTTCTCAAAAAGCGCACCGTAGCGCGGCCACTACGAATACATCACAAAAAAAAGCCACTGCAACCGAGACCTCGTCGTCGCAAAAGCTTACACAAACCGAATCGGGAAAAATTCTTGGTGAAGGGGAAGCCTCCTATTACGCCAACAAATTTCATGGAAAAACAACGGCAAGCGGCGAGCCTTACGACATGTACAGCTTCACTGCAGCACATCGGACGCTGCCGTTTGGAACGGTGCTGCGCGTGACCAACTTGGAAAATCAGAAAAGCGTGGTGGTTCGGGTGACTGATCGCGGCCCATGGAAAGCGCACCGAATTATCGATTTATCATTCATGGCAGCCAAATCGCTCGATATGCTGGGATCGGGGACAGCACAAGTCCGCATCGAAAAATTGAATTAA